In Macadamia integrifolia cultivar HAES 741 chromosome 12, SCU_Mint_v3, whole genome shotgun sequence, the following are encoded in one genomic region:
- the LOC122057505 gene encoding agmatine coumaroyltransferase-2-like: MKIKRESSRIVKPIYEGDHPPTTLHIPLTVFDKATYNAHVAIIYGYRPPTPPNAAIERGLRKVLSEYREWAGRLGVADEKGRRRPVILLNDGGIKFVEASVDCTLDQAIMPFKPSPMLLNFHPSLKGVEELVQVQLTRFTCGSLVIGFTAHHLVADGHSTSNFLVAWSQVCRGIDMNPCPFHNRSIFAPRELPILEFEHRGVEFTSKKLSKVFPLFEQSQVITEDIVVHKVHFTLEFLANLKARASSSHGTNKLYSTFESLAAHLWRTITTARGLNGFEITQVRISVNGRGRLNLNPCVPNEYFGNLVLWAFPSAKVEDLLSEPLPFATKIIHDSIAKVNGNYFKSFIDFASYKVDEEGLVPTADMNKSVLCPNLEVDSWLRFPFYDLDLGGGSPFMFMPSFFPTEGMMFLLPSFIRDGSIDAFIPLFQQNLVAFKQICYSLD; encoded by the coding sequence ATGAAGATCAAGAGGGAGAGCTCAAGAATAGTGAAGCCAATATATGAAGGAGATCACCCACCAACCACTCTCCACATTCCTTTAACAGTCTTTGATAAGGCCACATACAATGCTCATGTAGCAATCATCTATGGTTATAGGCCGCCGACGCCGCCAAATGCAGCAATCGAGCGAGGGCTTCGTAAGGTCTTATCGGAGTATAGGGAGTGGGCAGGCAGGTTGGGCGTGGCTGATGAGAAGGGCCGGCGTCGCCCCGTTATTCTACTCAACGATGGCGGCATCAAATTTGTTGAGGCCTCAGTTGATTGCACCCTTGATCAGGCTATCATGCCCTTCAAGCCATCACCCATGTTACTAAACTTTCATCCTAGCCTTAAGGGTGTGGAAGAGCTGGTGCAAGTCCAACTCACTCGCTTTACTTGTGGATCTTTAGTTATTGGGTTTACTGCACACCATCTAGTAGCTGATGGGCACTCAACTAGCAACTTCTTGGTAGCATGGAGCCAAGTATGCCGAGGCATTGACATGAACCCATGTCCCTTCCACAATCGCTCCATTTTCGCCCCTCGAGAGCTGCCGATCTTAGAATTCGAACACAGAGGAGTGGAGTTCACAAGCAAGAAGCTCAGCAAAGTATTTCCTCTCTTTGAACAATCACAAGTAATAACTGAAGATATAGTGGTGCACAAGGTTCATTTCACATTGGAGTTCCTAGCCAATCTCAAGGCTAGAGCTTCTTCGAGCCATGGTACTAATAAGCTCTATAGCACATTTGAGAGCTTGGCTGCCCATCTTTGGAGAACTATCACAACGGCTCGTGGGCTTAATGGATTTGAGATAACCCAAGTTAGGATCTCAGTGAATGGGCGAGGGAGGTTGAACCTCAACCCATGTGTGCCCAATGAGTATTTTGGAAATTTGGTGCTATGGGCATTCCCTAGTGCAAAGGTAGAGGACCTCTTGAGTGAACCACTGCCTTTTGCAACCAAGATCATACATGATTCCATAGCCAAAGTGAATGGTAACtacttcaaatcattcattGATTTTGCCAGCTACAAGGTGGATGAAGAAGGGCTTGTGCCGACCGCCGACATGAACAAATCAGTGTTGTGCCCGAATTTGGAGGTGGATAGCTGGTTGCGGTTTCCATTCTATGACCTGGACTTGGGTGGGGGAAGCCCTTTCATGTTCATGCCATCTTTTTTTCCAACAGAAGGGATGATgtttcttctcccttccttcATAAGGGATGGAAGCATTGATGCCTTTATACCCTTGTTCCAACAAAACTTAGTTGCCTTCAAACAGATCTGTTACAGTCTAGATTAG
- the LOC122094734 gene encoding uncharacterized protein LOC122094734, producing the protein MDHDYALRNEKPATLTDESTDDEVTLHNWWERSNRLCLLYIKKTISKTIKSSIPTFENVKEYLINVENRFATADKSLAETLMTKLVTMKYTCTNEIGDYISEMTSICAQLKPLELIMNEGCLVQIIMTSLPPRFGVFKIHYNTNKDKWTLNELKIENKLDKNIKTVRSDRGGEYYGRHTDVGQSEGPFAQFLKLKGITPKSTTPGTPEQNGVAERRNRTITDMVRSMMSNSSLPEFLWSKVLKIVVYILNRVPSKSVPTTPYELWNGRKPSLAV; encoded by the exons ATGGATCATGATTATGCCTTACGTAATGAGAAACCTGCTACTCTCACTGATGAGAGCACTGATGATGAGGTTACATTACATAATTGGTGGGAGCGTTCCAACCGTCTTTGCCTTTTATATATCAAGAAGACGATTAGCAAGactatcaaaagctccataccaACTTTTGAAAATGTAAAGGAATACCTAATCAATGTAGAGAACCGTTTTGCTACTGCTGATAAATCTTTGGCTGAGACTTTGATGACCAAACTAGTAACAATGAAGTATACTTGTACTAATGAGATAGGGGACTATATCTCTGAAATGACAAGTATCTGTGCACAACTAAAACCCCTCGAATTGATAATGAATGAAGGTTGCCTTGTCCAAATCATTAtgacttcacttcctcctcgTTTTGGAGTATTCAAGATTcactacaatacaaataaagataagtgGACTCTGAATGAACTTAAGA TCGAAAATAAGTTagacaaaaatattaaaactgtgagatctgatagagggggtgaatattatGGTAGACATACTGATGTAGGGCAAAGTGAAGGACCATTTGCCCAATTTCTTAAGTTGAAGGGTATAACCCCCAAAAGCACAACTCCTGgtacacctgaacaaaatggaGTTGCAGAAAGACGCAATCGTACCATCACAGATATGGTACGTAGCATGATGAGCAACTCCTCATTGCCTGAATTCTTGTGGAGCAAAGTATTAAAAATAGTTGTGTATATCTTGAACAGGGTTCCTAGTAAGTCAGTTCCTACAACTCCTTACGAGTTATGGAATGGAAGGAAACCTAGTTTAGCTGTTTAG